From a region of the uncultured Draconibacterium sp. genome:
- the fucK gene encoding L-fuculokinase encodes MNQKDIAIVFDCGATNVRVIAMDKFGKQIASHSLPNETDEDPHYPGGRIWDLDKLWQKLASAAKHVTAEIDCNRIAGTTVTTFGVDGAFVDAQGKMLYPVISWQCERTTPIMANIEKYVPLAELYATSGVYPYAFNTINKMIWFRENRPDVLENAHRFLFIPSLLIHKLSGAFKNDATMMGTAMMADLKSRKMSPKVLRAIGIEEELFGEIGEPGSQAGTVTENVASETGLPEGIPVFLAGHDTQFAIFGSGAKLNQPVLNSGTWEILMTRSKAFKASAFALDRKITTEADAEAGTYNIGQNWLGSGVLEWFSRNFYKEFCGDELYQTMIQDAEQEQPGSKGIVVDPAFYDDGYGSEGGMIKGLTISTSRGQIYRAFLEGLAFRLREGLEALETAGSSKTESIICVGGGSKNRLWNQLRADVCKVPIQLIDQKETTVLGASMFVFTGAGIFNSLTEARNQINYNPQLIEPSINSEVYEGYYQNYLRLRSGK; translated from the coding sequence ATGAATCAGAAAGATATTGCTATAGTTTTTGATTGCGGGGCAACCAATGTCCGGGTTATTGCTATGGATAAATTTGGGAAGCAAATTGCTTCACACTCGCTTCCCAACGAAACCGATGAAGATCCGCATTATCCGGGTGGCAGAATTTGGGATTTGGATAAACTGTGGCAAAAATTAGCTTCAGCAGCCAAACATGTTACTGCCGAAATAGATTGCAATCGTATCGCCGGAACTACAGTTACTACTTTCGGAGTAGACGGTGCATTTGTTGATGCTCAGGGAAAAATGCTTTACCCGGTTATCTCGTGGCAGTGTGAGCGAACAACACCTATAATGGCCAATATTGAAAAATACGTGCCATTGGCGGAGTTATATGCAACCAGTGGTGTTTACCCTTATGCTTTTAATACCATAAATAAAATGATCTGGTTTCGCGAGAACAGACCTGATGTTTTGGAAAATGCTCATCGGTTTTTATTTATACCGTCACTGTTAATTCATAAACTTTCGGGGGCGTTTAAAAACGATGCTACCATGATGGGGACAGCTATGATGGCTGATTTAAAATCGCGAAAAATGTCGCCAAAGGTTTTGAGAGCCATTGGGATAGAGGAAGAGCTGTTTGGAGAAATTGGCGAACCGGGAAGCCAGGCTGGAACGGTCACCGAAAATGTCGCTTCCGAAACCGGATTGCCTGAAGGTATCCCGGTATTTCTGGCAGGTCACGATACGCAATTCGCGATTTTTGGATCGGGAGCAAAACTGAACCAACCGGTACTTAACTCGGGAACGTGGGAAATTTTAATGACTCGTAGTAAAGCCTTTAAAGCGTCTGCATTTGCTCTGGATAGAAAGATAACTACTGAAGCTGATGCCGAAGCCGGAACATATAATATTGGTCAGAACTGGCTGGGATCCGGTGTGCTGGAGTGGTTTTCGCGTAATTTTTACAAGGAATTTTGTGGCGACGAACTGTACCAGACCATGATACAGGATGCCGAGCAAGAACAGCCAGGATCGAAGGGGATTGTTGTTGATCCCGCTTTTTACGATGATGGATACGGAAGTGAAGGCGGCATGATTAAAGGGCTAACTATCAGTACCTCGCGCGGACAGATATATCGTGCGTTTTTGGAGGGGCTTGCTTTCCGGTTACGAGAAGGACTGGAAGCACTTGAAACAGCCGGAAGCTCAAAGACAGAAAGTATAATCTGTGTGGGAGGTGGTTCAAAAAACAGGCTGTGGAATCAGTTACGAGCCGATGTATGTAAGGTTCCAATTCAGTTGATCGACCAAAAAGAAACTACCGTGCTGGGAGCATCAATGTTTGTCTTTACAGGAGCCGGTATATTCAATTCGCTTACCGAAGCACGTAATCAAATCAACTATAATCCGCAACTCATAGAGCCTTCAATAAATAGCGAAGTGTATGAAGGGTATTACCAAAATTACCTGAGACTTCGTTCAGGAAAATAA
- the fucU gene encoding L-fucose mutarotase yields MLKGISPLLSPELLAVLCRMGHGDEIVLADAHFPAESFNQNVLRADGLKIPDLLAGIMPLFELDAYCDNPLVMMSAVEGDTLDPKVEESYLNSVRQTNPDAKPVLRIERFAFYERTKSAFAVVVTGELAKYGNIILKKGVTPIE; encoded by the coding sequence ATGTTGAAAGGAATATCACCTTTATTGAGCCCCGAATTATTAGCTGTTTTGTGCAGAATGGGCCACGGCGATGAAATAGTTTTGGCCGATGCTCATTTTCCGGCTGAAAGTTTTAACCAGAATGTTCTCCGGGCTGATGGTCTTAAAATACCCGACTTATTAGCTGGTATAATGCCACTTTTTGAATTGGATGCTTATTGCGACAATCCTTTAGTGATGATGAGTGCCGTTGAAGGCGACACACTTGATCCGAAGGTTGAAGAGAGCTATCTGAACAGTGTTAGGCAGACAAATCCTGACGCAAAGCCAGTATTAAGAATTGAACGTTTTGCTTTTTATGAGCGGACAAAATCGGCTTTTGCCGTTGTGGTAACCGGAGAGCTAGCCAAATATGGAAATATCATACTAAAAAAAGGAGTTACACCCATTGAATAA